DNA from Salinibacterium sp. dk2585:
TTCTTCTCGCACAGGGATTGAATGCGGCGCGCTCCAGTGTTCGCTGGATCTCGAAGCCGATCCGTACTGATGTAAAGGCCGATCTGGCGCACGCGTCCGACGAACGGGACGGACGCATGTATGTAGGGAAGCGGTCGCGGCGTGCGCGCGCGTTCGGTCCATGAGCCGCCTCGATAAGCCCCCGGCACCGGCCGCCCCGTGTCCCGGCTCAGAGACAGTGAACGCACGCGATCGCACGCGCGTCGTGACGTCATGACGGGGCGTTGCGTGCTTCGCTACGTCGCACAACTGGCGGTCCCCTCGAACGGCCGCTGTGAGCAGGCTCTATGCGGCGCCATACGGCGAGAGGATGTGAGGCCGTGCGAGCGCGTCGCTGACCGGCCGACATCCTCGAGCCAGCTGGCCTCTCCGGTGCATACACACGTCGTCCAGGTGTGCGGCACGGCGCTGTACAGTTCGGCTGGCCGCCCGATCGGCTGGTTGCGCCGGGCCGCTGATGCGGCGCGACGGCCGGTCCACCCGGTGTAGGCCTCGCAGTACTCGGATCGCCATACTCATACGGCCTCGTTTGAGTCCGTCGTAGCGCGATATGCCGCCGGCCGGCCTACCCTAGTGTGCCCCTCCGCGCGGAAAGGGCCCCGCAGCCGAAGCTACGGGGCCCTTCAGGTCAAGCACCTTGCGGACTAGTGGTGTCCGCCCTGTTCGAGCTCGCCCTTGGTCGCGGGTGAGACACGGTCCTCGAAGAACCATCGCGACATGCGCGCGCGGAGGCGCATACCGACCGTGATCTTGCCCTTGTCGTTGGGGCGCAGCATGAGGGGCTTGTAGTCCTCGTAGCTGACCAGACGCCACCGCTCATACTCAGAGACGGGCTGGTGAACCTCAACGTACTCGCCGCCGGGGAGACGGACGATGCGGCCGGACTCGTAGCCGTGCAGCGCGATCTCGCGGTCCTTCTTCTGCAGCGCGAGGCACACACGCTTGGTGACGAAGTAGGCGATGATCGGCCCCAGGAAGAGGAGTGCCTGCAGCGTGTGGATCACGCCCTCGATTGTCAGGCGGAAGTGCGTTGCCATGAGGTCCGAACTCGCGGCGGCCCACAACACGGCGTAGAACGAGACGCCGGCGGCACCGATGGCGGTGCGAGTCGGGGCGTTGCGCGGACGCTCTGCGATGTGGTGCTCGCGCTTGTCACCCGTGACCCAGGCCTCGATGAAGGGGTAGATCGCGACCATCACGATGAAGAGACCAAGCACCGCGACGGGCACGAGGATGTTCAGCGAGAACGTCCAGCCCCACAGTACGAACTCCCAGCCCGGGGGCACGAGACGGAGCGCGCCATCGGCGAACCCGATGTACCAGTCAGGCTGCGTACCCGCCGACACGGGGGAGGGGTCGTACGGCCCGTAGTTCCAGACCGGGTTGATCTGGAAGAGCGACGCGATGAGCACCAGGATGCCGAAGACGACGAAGAAGAAGCCACCGGCCTTGGCAGCGAACACCGGCATGACCGGAACACCCACGACGTTGTCATTGGTGCGGCCGGGGCCAGCGAACTGCGTGTGCTTGTTGATGATCATGAGCAGCAGGTGCACGCCGAGCGCCGCGATCAGGATCGCGGGCAGCAGCATGATGTGCAGCACGAAGAGGCGGGGGATGACCACGACTCCCGGGAACTCACCACCAAAGAGGAGGTAGGAGATCCACGTGCCGACAATGGGGAAGCCCTTGAGCATTCCGTCGATGATGCGGAGACCGTTGCCCGACAGCAGGTCGTCGGGGAGCGAGTAGCCCGTGAAGCCTTCAGCCATCGCGAGGATGAAGAGCACGAAGCCGATCACCCAGTTGATCTCGCGCGGCTTGCGGAACGCACCCGTGAAGAACACGCGGAGCATGTGCAGGCCGATCGAGGCGATGAACAGGAGCGCGGCCCAGTGGTGGACCTGGCGCATGAGCAGGCCGCCGCGGATGTCGAAGGAGATGTCGAGTGTCGAGGCCATCGCCGCGGACATCTCGATGCCCTTGAGCGGTGCATACGAGCCGTTGTAGGTGACGTGCGACATCGACGGGTCGAAGAAGAACGTCAGGAAGGTACCCGAAAGGAGGATGACGACGAAGCTGTACATCGCAACTTCACCGAGCATGAACGACCAGTGGTCGGGGAAGATCTTGCGACCGAGCTCCTTGACGAGGCCAGAGATGCTGGTGCGCTCATCGATGTAATTGGCTGCCGCGTTCGTGAAGCGCATGCCCTTGCCGACGGGCTTCTCGGTCACCGTCGAGGCGGCTGCGGCTGCGGGTGTGGTGGTGGTTGTCATGCGGAACGCTCCCAGAAGCTAGGACCAACGGGCTCATGGAAGTCGCTCTGGGCCACCAGGTAGCCTTCTGCGTCCACGGCGATCGGAAGCTGGGGGAGTGGCCTCGCCGCCGGTCCGAAGATGACCTCACAGTGGTTGGATACGTCGAACTCCGACTGGTGGCAGGGGCACAGGAGATGGTGCGTGTGCTGCTCGTAGAGAGCCACCGGGCATCCGACGTGCGTGCAGATCTTGGAGTAGGCGACGATTCCGTCGTACGACCAGCCCTTGCGGTCCTCCGCCTCGTGGAGGGCAGAGGGGTCGAGGCGCATCAGCAGGACAGCGGCCTTGGCCTTCTCGTCGAGCGGGTGGGCTGTCTCGTCGATCCCCTCCGGCATGACGTGGAAGACGGAGCCGATAGTGACATCCGAGGCCTTGATGGGGGTGCCGGCGGGATCGAGGGTGAGGCGGGTGCCCTTGTCCCAGGCCGTCTGCTTGAACAGCGTGACCGGGCTCTTGGCGGGTGCGAGGTCGCGGAACATGACGATCGCGGGCAGCGGGAACACGGCGAGGGCCCCGATGAGGCTGTTGCGGATGAGCTTGCGACGCGTGAAGCCGGACTCCTCATTGCCGAGCGTGAAGATCCGTGCCGCAGCGGCGCGGGTCTCTTCTGTGCCGCGAGTGGGGTGGCGCATCTCCACGTGCTCGTGGCTGCTCATGAGGTTCTTCGCCCAGTAGATCGCCCCGATGCCGAGGGGGATAAGTGCGAGCGTGATGCCGAGACCCAGGAAGAGCGTGTTGAGCCTGACGGAAAGCATGTCGCCAGGAACGATCGGGAACACGATGTAGGCGACGATCGCGAGAATACTGCCGATGATCGAGAGGATGAAGAGCATGCCGACCGTGCGTGACGCGCGGCGCTCCTTCGCGGGGTCGAGGTCAGTGACGCGCGGCTCGTGCGGAGGGAGCCCCGGGTTGGTGAACGCGTCTGAGGCGACGACGGCCGTGCCTGACGAAACCGGAACG
Protein-coding regions in this window:
- a CDS encoding ubiquinol-cytochrome c reductase iron-sulfur subunit — encoded protein: MAKQDNGESSAAAGSAVENHEAVPVSSGTAVVASDAFTNPGLPPHEPRVTDLDPAKERRASRTVGMLFILSIIGSILAIVAYIVFPIVPGDMLSVRLNTLFLGLGITLALIPLGIGAIYWAKNLMSSHEHVEMRHPTRGTEETRAAAARIFTLGNEESGFTRRKLIRNSLIGALAVFPLPAIVMFRDLAPAKSPVTLFKQTAWDKGTRLTLDPAGTPIKASDVTIGSVFHVMPEGIDETAHPLDEKAKAAVLLMRLDPSALHEAEDRKGWSYDGIVAYSKICTHVGCPVALYEQHTHHLLCPCHQSEFDVSNHCEVIFGPAARPLPQLPIAVDAEGYLVAQSDFHEPVGPSFWERSA
- a CDS encoding ubiquinol-cytochrome c reductase cytochrome b subunit, which codes for MTTTTTPAAAAASTVTEKPVGKGMRFTNAAANYIDERTSISGLVKELGRKIFPDHWSFMLGEVAMYSFVVILLSGTFLTFFFDPSMSHVTYNGSYAPLKGIEMSAAMASTLDISFDIRGGLLMRQVHHWAALLFIASIGLHMLRVFFTGAFRKPREINWVIGFVLFILAMAEGFTGYSLPDDLLSGNGLRIIDGMLKGFPIVGTWISYLLFGGEFPGVVVIPRLFVLHIMLLPAILIAALGVHLLLMIINKHTQFAGPGRTNDNVVGVPVMPVFAAKAGGFFFVVFGILVLIASLFQINPVWNYGPYDPSPVSAGTQPDWYIGFADGALRLVPPGWEFVLWGWTFSLNILVPVAVLGLFIVMVAIYPFIEAWVTGDKREHHIAERPRNAPTRTAIGAAGVSFYAVLWAAASSDLMATHFRLTIEGVIHTLQALLFLGPIIAYFVTKRVCLALQKKDREIALHGYESGRIVRLPGGEYVEVHQPVSEYERWRLVSYEDYKPLMLRPNDKGKITVGMRLRARMSRWFFEDRVSPATKGELEQGGHH